A single Osmerus mordax isolate fOsmMor3 chromosome 7, fOsmMor3.pri, whole genome shotgun sequence DNA region contains:
- the klhl17 gene encoding LOW QUALITY PROTEIN: kelch-like protein 17 (The sequence of the model RefSeq protein was modified relative to this genomic sequence to represent the inferred CDS: deleted 1 base in 1 codon; added 61 bases not found in genome assembly), with product MKCVRLPLLRRDFLMSSVDTEQLVRHHSECKDLLIEALKFHLMPEQRGVLASSRTRPRRCEGASPVLFAVGGGSLFAIHGDCEAYDARTDRWHMVASMSTRRARVGVAAIGNKLYAVGGYDGTSDLATVESYDPVTNTWQPEVSMGTRRSCLGVAVLHGLLYAAGGYDGASCLNSAERYDPLTSTWTSIAAMSTRRRYVRVATLDSSLYAVGGYDSSSHLATVEKYDPQSNAWTAIANMLSRRSSAGVAVLEGLLYVAGGNDGTSCLNSVERYNPKNNVWEAVAPMNIRRSTHDLVAMDGWLYAVGGNDGSSSLNSIEKYNPRSNKWVSASCMFTRRSSVGVSVLELLNFPPPSSPTLSVSSTSL from the exons AGCAGCTGGTGCGTCATCACTCGGAGTGTAAGGACCTGCTGATCGAGGCGCTCAAGTTCCACCTGATGCCGGAGCAGCGCGGGGTGCTGGCCAGCAGCCGCACGCGCCCACGCCGCTGCGAGGGAGCCAGCCCCGTGCTCTTCGCCGTCG gcggAGGCAGCCTGTTTGCGATCCACGGTGACTGCGAGGCGTATGACGCCCGCACTGACCGCTGGCACATGGTGGCTTCGATGTCCACACGCAGGGCCAGAGTCGGCGTGGCTGCCATCGGCAACAAGCTGTACGCTGTGGGAGG gtATGATGGCACCTCCGACCTTGCAACCGTGGAGTCCTATGACCCCGTCACCAACACCTGGCAACCGGAAGTCTCCATGGGAACCAGGCGGAGCTGTCTGGGCGTGGCTGTGCTACACGGGCTCCTGTACGCCGCCGGCGGTTACGACGGAGCTTCCTGTCTCAACAG tgcggAGCGGTATGACCCCCTGACCAGCACCTGGACCTCCATCGCTGCCATGAGCACCCGCAGGAGATACGTCCGTGTGGCTACACTTG aTAGCAGTCTGTACGCTGTTGGAGGCTACGACAGCTCGTCCCACTTGGCGACCGTGGAGAAATACGACCCACAG AGCAACGCCTGGACGGCCATCGCCAACATGCTGAGTCGCCGTAGCAGCGCTGGCGTTGCCGTGCTCGAAGGCCTGCTGTATGTCGCTGGGGGCAACGACGGAACCAGCTGTCTGAACTCCGTGGAGCGCTACAATCCCAAGAACAACGTGTGGGAAGCCGTGGCTCCCATGAACATACGCAG GAGTACCCACGACCTGGTTGCCATGGACGGCTGGCTGTACGCGGTGGGCGGCAACGACGGCAGCTCCAGCCTCAACTCCATTGAGAAGTACAATCCCCGTAGCAACAAGTGGGTGTCGGCGTCCTGCATGTTCACACGCCGCAGCAGCGTGGGCGTGTCCGTGCTGGAGCTGCtaaacttc ccccccccctcctcgcccacGCTGTCCGtgtcctccaccagcctctga